CCATATCTATGGTAAGGATGCATGCGTGACAACGCATGCTCTCTTCACCAGTTGTACCCTTGGAATTACCACCACTTTCCTTAAATCTTAGATTATGTGCATCATGACTAAAATGATTAATGAGATTCTCACCCACCACCTTGAAGGGTtcaacatcttcaatctcttctgCAGGTTCTTCCTCTAGTTCTTTCCCATCCAACACATGTCCTCTGGTCGTACATCTTGAATGAACTGCGTATTGAGGACAAACCGAGCAAGAGTAAACCTCGTATCTTCCATAAATATTTTGACGACAAACTCCACATATCCAATTTCTCGGGCCAATAAAATAAGACCATGATACGCGATGGTGGTGTCGATTGATATTTATGACGCGAGGTAAGTAGATACAATCTTTATGGATCATGAAATCGCATTGAGGACATACATAAGGAGATCGGTCACCAAACGTCCCACAAGCATTACAAGTGAAGAAGATAAGTCTGGGCATGAGTGTGAGTGTATGCTCATGCCCCTTTGGATGGTCAATCGTAAGCGGTGGTGGATTATGAGCACATACTGGATCCAAACTGAATACACATATGGAACAGTGGTAGATCAGTTTCCTAAACGTTCCTCCGCAAAAGCGACACAAGTCAATGTTGGAGCCATCATGTACTCCATGTGTGAGGAGTTTGAGGGGGTGGCGCGTATGAGAAGGATGGTTTATCTCTGACGAAGACTCAGCACATTTTTTGTGGAAGTGCATGTTGCACCAGAAACAATGGTAGCTATCACTATAACCTTCTCTTATTTCAGTGCAACCAAAACAATAGAATGCACCGTGTTAAGGTATAGAGAAACACAACACACTGATtcacacttggaacgcgccaagccaACGCTTCTatattcaatcttattaacaaaatttatcttttacaaggatacaattttgtctcggcccttactcaacctattctacccaataggattgatcctgactaagaatgaatctaagactttctcttttctatctaacacaacacactgtgtagatctaagagaagaaaatcaaccctctctctttttatctataagagaagaaaaccaaccctctctcttttctatctaaactctcaccagtgtagatctaagagaaagaaaaacaattctctgcgcacttaatcacctccctgattaacatcacagagaactgggaacacaccttctaagccttattttttttggcttcgaagtttacaactgtatcaatattctagatACTCAACttggctcgtggcctactcctaaaatatatatacacgatttgagaaaccctagaaggcgaatctccaagtatcaagggataaggaaactgcttGCTCCTGaagcttatcctttccttattttttgtagagaatattcttcatatctccaagtacaatctcgtctctatcttcaatgccaagtcaACAACCTTCTTCGACACATCATCATATCCACTCACGTCCtgccacgtcagctcacacatccacGTCAACAACTCAAGCGTttgtgatctgatgcagcttcctTATTGACACAACACTCTGTTCGGCACAACAACTTGTTCCTCTCAGAgagttgttccagaatctgcatttacacACCGGGACCAGTAAGATACAAAGGATGATCATGACCAGGCAGCTTCGTTCGTCTAGGCTCCCCGCAGTTTTTGTCTAGGCTCCCCGCAGTTTTTCTCATCATCAGATTGATTTGAGCTTACACTATCTTCATCGGAAAGCTCCTCCAATCGAACCATGGTGGattgtgaattatttttttagggattaaagTATGGAAAGTGTCTCTTTAAGACAACTAAGGTTTCTTTTAAGGTTCACAGCTTGTTATGTGCTTTTAAGGATTAAGAggagaacaagaaaaaagagaaaattagcCGTTGGTTCATCACTTCCGTCTAAGGGATTCACGTGCAATGTATTTATActaattatttattgattatagCATATATAACTCTAATCCCTTACTTTCTTCGAGGTTATATGTCTCCTTGTCTTATTTCAGATTTGGCCTCggttaacaaaatataaagttaGTCCTTTGTCTTGCTTACAATACTAAAAGGAACTAcactgaaaaagaaaagctagCCGTTTCTCTCATTGCCATATAGAGGCCCGAGACTACAAGTTATGAATTCAAactatatagtctatatatGTAAGATATTTAGAGAGTACAAAGGTGTATAAATGATTTCATATTTAGAATTGGAGGTTATATGGTTTAGTTCGAAATAGTTCTATATATTAACCATAGAGATTGTGCACATGACTCTTACACAAGCTCATTGAGAAAACAATGTGCTTAAAGGTACTTGGTTGGATTATTCTCTTACTTGTACATAGTGCTATCATGCTTATCTAAAGTAAtcttatactccctccgtttcaatatataagatattttggcattttttttttgtttcaaagtaTAAGATGTTTTGTAACTTTCCatgcaaattttaatatattttatgatataaaGCTTGaagtcaaagttactcattaacaagatcgtgacaagtATCAATTGTATATCTAAGATTTTTACGCGTGTCCGGATTACTGCTTAACAtgatcgcgacatgtgtcaaattaacgatcttagattttgattaatttctAAGTTAATCgctagaaaaaaaagttaaaaaactatttaacataaaaaaaaactaatctaaaagcaaaaaggaaaaatttacTTACCACCGTAAGGAAATTGAGCATTTGTCTTATTAAAGGTTCTAAACctatcataaaaacaaaattatacataagtaacaataaataactatttatatatatataaaaattgaactaatttcttattattaacctaattctgctagatttttttttgtatttatataataagtaagACATATATAAATGTTGGTTTCAATTTAGTTATTACCATGATCGAGACAAGTATCAAGTCTATCGATAAAATTTTACACGTGTCAAAAAGtttagaaaaggaaaactaacaatttcatcatgtaaattataaatttttgttttcaaatttagtcGTCAACGTTATCATCACATatgtcaagttatcaatttaAGAAGTtgataaatgtaaaaatatgttCTCAACGTAATAACAACACATTTatacaaaactttgtttttgaagttactcattaacatgATCGGAactatattctatttttatgttatatattcttataaatattatatatgagattacAACACATATAAACGTTTGTAACATGTATcatgatttaatttaaaatattatattatttatttcaatttcattATCAATTATTAATCTGTGATGatgtaaatgaaaattttatatgtttttattcaaattttgttttcaattaagGATTTTGATGTGCctgcattttataggattttaactacagtttttacatttgttttgagtcttttgttgagtcaaagtgtgctttcagagtctttttagtcttttgtgagtctgtacaggttctaggctactttggaaggaaactgagtgttttggggatgaagacaagcatctgaagccaatttggtgaagactgatcaaaatagcaagcagatggagcaaacagagAAAGGCATCCATGATCGGCTGATCCCCATTCGGGATTGACCATTCTCGTACCCGActcaagtttttctttttcgttttaaatcgccttttagggttttattttgatatttaagttagaggttTGACCTCCAGAGatataagctttattttctgagactattttgtattgagagctgggagaagatctctaatccttcttgacactttggagaagatttctaaaccctatttcttatttctctttgcaattcaattatgttttcttcatctttgatttgttgtttctgtttctcaatgtctgagtagtttacCTATTGGGTTTTGGCTTTCAAAGGGGAATTATGATTTtctaaacttaggttgttagatttggggttgatctattttgttcttcatctattgttgtttttaatgctTAAACtggattagctacctagtttatgattttaggtttaattcatcgtggcaccaaaagtgttattgagttgcttgaaaagaacttaggtgagcaaggtggaccttagccaacggaagttgaagttgaggcacgttgtgaacagatcaaacttgaacctttattgcttgcttgatttgctagatccaaacgacggtttagggtttagtgaattcattgcatagataaTTAACGCTGcggaagtaggttagctttacaacagtgatttgagttctagaacggtgttTAAAGCATCCCCATATTCCACCTTAGTCCGAGAATTATATCCCCATAGATTCACTGCGcccaatattttctttttgatttagaaacaacttatttactttccgttttttaattattactttcttcacaaacttcttcttttatcttagctatatttgatcttcatagtttcatagtgcaattgtttggtctctgagGATTCGATCctaaagtgttacaacgataccactagatcgtggtggagtacacattaggttttaattgacctttgatcaatttggcgctgtttggagacatccctcccccgggacggtgtgaagtaagtccggaggagggatgtctccaagttactaatgtcgttttctttggttgtttccttttgatttttcgaGTCTTTGtgccattttcttattttttattgagtcaaaaatgttgggaaactatgatcctttctaggaatcttttgctttgaactaacactcttatgatttcTTTAGTACTTTCGAACTtagaatgaagcttggaatgaacataAGCAGActcaacacgccccaaaagaccCTCACCGAAGAGGACATTAAGTTGATCCActgttgtctctagctttgaaaGGACTTAACCGAATTTAACTTCTTGCCTTGGGACTTGGTATACATCGGACAAGACATCTCCCTTAAGCCATACAAGACATGCATCTTCTCACAAAGTaggcttcccctctctcttcccttcactacaagaaaatgtcGTAAAGATAGCACATGAATATAACGTTTTTTTCCTTTATGCTATAGTTAACATACTGGCGTATTTTAGATAGAGTTTGGGTAATTGTAAACGctatattatgtttttagaaGTTACAGTTTTTTTGAAGCGTATCTTACATAgcattaaaaagttaaaaacgcTGTCTTTAGTTAAGgctgaaaaattattttttatttcccGGCTAAGTACTTagctaaaaaaaatcatttgtccGCTAAATATTTGGTGAAAAAATGAAGCGGCTAACCAAATTTATTCTCCCTGTCTATTCTCCCTCACTCCATTGTTTCActtctcatgtttttttctcaCAATCTCTGTCCATCTTCTCAAGCTCTTTTCTCACTCGTTTACTTTTTCCTTACCAATTCACCAAATTTAGAACCAGGCTTCTCCTCCGATTAAATCCTTTACCCAGATTTAAAACCAGatagatcatcttcttcttcttctccatataACGAAACCCTAGTTACGCCTTTTCAGTAGATACAGATCTTTATCTTGTCTTTCTCTCCCTTTCACTCTTTCTCTTAAAATCGATCCCTAGCCACTTGTGAAGCAAAAGAGATAGGGATTTGAAACCCTAGCCACCATCGCACATATCTCTCTTCGTATCTGCTAGATCTGTTCGTTTTCTTCCATCTGTATTGTGAAACCCGAGGTAATTACACACTTTCATCTCTTCGtttctctttaatttatttagctAGGGTTGATATTTTGATATTAGATCGGAAGATCTCGCTTGCAGATCTAGAGATCTAGTGATCTCCGTACAAGTCTCGTTTCTTTAAGAAAAGCATTGtgggattgatttcaaaaagAACATTGAGAAAGGTATTGGTGTGGTCATATATCGGCGCTTCTCAATTGGTTTTTGGTTAGTCTcttgtctttcttcttattgATTAGTCTCTTGTAAtcttcaactaaaattttatgaatacTGGAATTTTGTGTTAGCTTCTTCTCAGGTACTCCTAAGATTTGGACTACGAAGACGTGTTGAGTGGAGGTGGAAAATTTGAAGTGATTACAAGTCATGGTCAAGGAATGTGTATTATTAAAGAACTGAAGGCTCAACTCACCAAAGGTACTCAAAACATTCTCTCCAAAAGCATTATTAGGACGATAAGACATTATTTCATGttcaatttagaatttttttgacTCTAAGTTGTTTCAGGTCTTGTTAAGCTTCATTCAAACTTGATCGTTGAAATTTTGGTACAGTTAAATAGTTCTTTGGTTTAAGCTTAATTCAGATTTAAGGCTCTAATCTATTATAATATCTCTTTGATTCTCGTTTTTGACTACCTTTTTGCAGATGCCGATAAGAAGAAATGCTTCCTCATAGATTAATTGTGTTGGGTAGTGGAACTTGTTTCAGGTCTTCCACAACATTCCATTGGGTCCTTTCTCTTATGGTGGATTAATTGTGTTGGGTAGTGGAACTTGTTTGGCTAGTAGAACTTTTTGTATTTGTACTTGTGGAACCTTTCTCTTGTATTTCACGATTGTGGCTATATGAActtttttctttagatatttttggtatgacAAATGCAGGATGTTTATctaataagcaaaatataaCAGAGCtaattaatataagaaaaaaaaaatctggggtacaatcaaaataataatactaaacaaatgatatgaaacaataaataataatgaagattaattgctattataaagtatacaatagcaataaagaaaacacaatcTAAAAGATAACTAATATAGCATAAGGTAAAACCGCTATGTAAAGTGCTATATCTATTATAACGGGCGCAGACATAGCGTTTGTCATAACGCTATGATTTTCTATTATAGCGTTTTCCGGACGCTATATATGTgacattttcttgtagtgcttcaatactcaataaaaaaaagataagagaagaatAAGTGGATATAAGTAGCAAAGAAGTGATCCGAGGGTggtgcgtaaacccgtgcatccttcggaattcatggaaacctgtccacaagaaaagagcaaaggattgataaaaaaaatacaatgataccctagaaaattagggagaaaccAATCATTTGGAAATGAGAAAAGAGCAGAGAAAAGGGAGCATATGAAGGAAGTCTTGGGCattaaaaggttgaaggagtcaataaGTTCAGTGATCGATATTCCCTCGGTGAGACCACACATTTTTACTAATatgatgtagagagacaacaatGGGGATGCTGAAGGTTCTTTAAGGTTatggagttcagagtagggactgttgatcctaatcatgggcagagtTCAAAAAgtagtttttaatttgatttgatgaagagtgcaaagaagaggtccccaagaatatgtgagtttccactttcaaaccttttctctgttcctgagtttttgtctgttcttgcttgaggacaagcaaagattcaagtccgggggaattgatgtgcctgcattttataggatttttaactatagtttttacatttgttttgagtcttttgttgagtcaaagtgtgctttcagagtctttttagtcttttgtgagtctgtacaggttctaggctactttggaagggaactgagtgttttgggaaTGAAGACAAGCATctgaagccaatttggtgaagactgatcgaaatagcaagcagatggagcaaacagagaaaggcatccaggatcggctgatctgcattcgggatcgaccagtcccgtacccgactcaagttttcctttttcgttttaaaccgacttttagggttttattttgatatttaagttagaggctcggcctccagagacataagctttattttctgagactattttgtattgagggctgggagaagatctctaatccttcttgacactttggagaagatttctaaaccctatttcttatttctctttgcaattcaattatgttttcttcatttttgatttgttgtttctgtttctcatTGTCTGAGTAGTTTACCTATTGGGTTTTGGCTTTCAAAGGGGAATTATGATTTTCTAAACTTAGGTTTTTAGATTTGGGGttgatctattttgttcttcatctattgttgttcttaatgcttaaactGGATTAGCTACCTAGATAAGAGAAGAATAAGTGGATATAGGTAGCAAAGCAGTGATCCGAGGATggtgcgtaaacccgtgcatccttcggaattcatggaaacctgtccacaagaaaagagcaaaggattgataaaaaaaatacaatgataccctagaaaattagggagaaaccAATCATTTGGAAATGAGAAAAGAGCAGAGAAAAGGGAGCATATGAAGGAAGTCTTGGGCattaaaaggttgaaggagtcaataaGTTCAGTGATCGATATTCCCTCGGTGAGACCACACATTTTTACTAATatgatgtagagagacaacaatGGGGATGCTGAAGGTTCTTTAAGGTTatggagttcagagtagggactgttgatcctaatcatgggcagagtTCAAAAAgtagtttttaatttgatttgatgaagagtgcaaagaagaggtccccaagaatatgtgagtttccactttcaaaccttttctctgttcctgagtttttgtctgttcttgcttgaggacaagcaaagattcaagtccgggaAAATTGATGTGCAtgcattttataggatttttaactatagtttttacatttgttttgagtcttttgttgagtcaaagtgtgctttcagagtctttttagtcttttgtgagtatgtacaggttctaggctactttggaaggGAATTgggtgttttggggatgaagacAAGCATCTGAAGCCAATTNagtcttttgtgagtctgtacaggttctaggctactttggaaggGAACTgggtgttttggggatgaagacAAGCATCTGAAGCCAATATGGAGAAGACTGATCGAaatagcaagcagatggagcagaCAGAGAAAGGCATCTAGGATCGGCTGATCTGcattcgggatcgaccagtcccgtacccgactcaagttttcctttttcgttttaaaccgacttttagggttttattttgatatttaagttagaggcttggcctccagagacataagctttattttctgagactattttttATTGAGAGTTGGGAGAAGAtttctaatccttcttgacactttggagaagatttctaaaccctatttcttatttctctttgcaattcaattatgttttcttcatttttgatttgttgtttctgtttctcatTGTCTGAGTAGTTTACCTATTGGGTTTTGGCTTTCAAAGGGGAATTATGATTTTCTAAACTTAGGTTTTTAGATTTGGGGttgatctattttgttcttcatctattgttgttcttaatgcttaaactGGATTAGCTACCTAGATAAGAGAAGAATAAGTGGATATAGGTAGCAAAGCAGTGATCCGAGGATggtgcgtaaacccgtgcatccttcggaattcatggaaacctgtccacaagaaaagagcaaaggattgataaaaaaaatacaatgataccctagaaaattagggagaaaccAATCATTTGGAAATGAGAAAAGAGCAGAGAAAAGGGAGCATATGAAGGAAGTCTTGGGCattaaaaggttgaaggagtcaataaGTTCAGTGATCGATATTCCCTCGGTGAGACCACACATTTTTACTAATatgatgtagagagacaacaatGGGGATGCTGAAGGTTCTTTAAGGTTatggagttcagagtagggactgttgatcctaatcatgggcagagtTCAAAAAgtagtttttaatttgatttgatgaagagtgcaaagaagaggtccccaagaatatgtgagtttccactttcaaaccttttctctgttcctgagtttttgtctgttcttgcttgaggacaagcaaagattcaagtccgggggaattgatgtgcctgcattttataggatttttaactatagtttttacatttgttttgagtcttttgttgagtcaaagtgtgctttcagagtctttttagtcttttgtgagtctgtacaggttctaggctactttggaagggaactgagtgttttgggaaTGAAGACAAGCATctgaagccaatttggtgaagactgatcgaaatagcaagcagatggagcaaacagagaaaggcatccaggatcggctgatctgcattcgggatcgaccagtcccgtacccgactcaagttttcctttttcgttttaaaccgacttttagggttttattttgatatttaagttagaggctcggcctccagagacataagctttattttctgagactattttgtattgagggctgggagaagatctctaatccttcttgacactttggagaagatttctaaaccctatttcttatttctctttgcaattcaattatgttttcttcagttttgatttgttgtttctgtt
The sequence above is drawn from the Camelina sativa cultivar DH55 chromosome 4, Cs, whole genome shotgun sequence genome and encodes:
- the LOC104783641 gene encoding uncharacterized protein LOC104783641 is translated as MHFHKKCAESSSEINHPSHTRHPLKLLTHGVHDGSNIDLCRFCGGTFRKLIYHCSICVFSLDPVCAHNPPPLTIDHPKGHEHTLTLMPRLIFFTCNACGTFGDRSPYVCPQCDFMIHKDCIYLPRVININRHHHRVSWSYFIGPRNWICGVCRQNIYGRYEVYSCSVCPQYAVHSRCTTRGHVLDGKELEEEPAEEIEDVEPFKVVGENLINHFSHDAHNLRFKESGGNSKGTTGEESMRCHACILTIDMDSFYACVDCDFILHSICANLPRKKRHILHNHPLTLQTEIPYHKLYNGVFECSACTEFSSGFSYVGSGVQLDVRCGSISVPFVHQGHPHPFFFTLPDPKTCGSCGSNYDKVLNCIECDFALCFSCAALPYVVRNQKYDIHPITISFGKKASGVYWCDICETQLNPNIHFHIGCVHLRGFIHVKPGHKYDNPSHGPH